A stretch of DNA from Mugil cephalus isolate CIBA_MC_2020 chromosome 12, CIBA_Mcephalus_1.1, whole genome shotgun sequence:
ATGAAGCTTCATTTCTTCATGCGGCGCTTGTTTTAAATAGTACGTAAACAGCAAGGCCTCAGAGACTCTGATGTTAACTGAGATGAATAGCGGACGTCACTGGGAACTCTCTGGtctctgttttgtctgtgaaaGGTTACTGGAGCTTGAGTTGTCAAGGACAACTTTTCTGACCAGGTACGAAAGGGGCGGCAACAAACGGCAACTCCCTCGGAGATGATTTGCAGTGACACGCGGCCTACTTTTTGTTTAGCCTTCAGTATTGGTTCAGGCTGCTGATTACAGACCAGCAGTTTGTtgctcctctgctgcagctggttAATGTGTGAGTGTCTCCAGTGGCTCGGGGGCATTGGACGCTTCTGTTTCTCACATACTCCTTGAACCTCGATTGTCTGGTTTTTTACTTAGATCTTGAGAAGCCTGACAGGTATTTCGACCGTCTCACACGGAGAGAGAAGAGTTTCCCAGTCACACAATATCAGTGCGCTTATAAACTAGAACTAGCTGCGTCGTCCTGTTCTTATATTTTGTGTGGGTGCATTGCAACATCCTGAAGCCAAGAGTGCATGAAGTtcactgtggtggtggtggtgtatgGGAGCAGCTCAAAGGTATCACCATAAAAATAGCAAAGAATCAAGCTGCACTTAACCTACACAACACGTGGTATTTTTGTTGTGTCAATAAAACGCATACGGATTTATTGCACTGTGGAAGGTTTTGTGTTAACTTGAAGAGTGTAATAGGATTTGTTTGATGTATCGACTATCCAGGACAATACAATTTCGATTTTCTTGGTGCAGGTTAataagttgtgttttgtgaccAACATACAACATTTTACAATATGAAAACAATCGACTTTTTAGTTATTTCTGTAAGTGTTGTGCATACAGCAACGGATACGGTTGACTTTAGACAGAACCCAGATCATGAATCcaggttagggttagagaaAGCACTAAGGCCGGTCAGGCAGAGATGCAGCAGATGTGAGCAAATAGATTTGTTCATACATGTATCTggataaaaacacatgcaacatGATAAAGAAAAGTGCATGACACGAGGAGATCGATAATACATGGGACACTGATAATGGGTGGAGAAAAGTctcacatttttcttccttctccaaAGTTCACGACACAGatcaaataaaaatcttttgttGCCTTTGCTCAGCCTTAGTCTAGAAATAGGTCCATTCATCATCGGGCCCGTTCGATGGTCGCTAACAATCAGAAAGACGCTAATGGAAAACCTTCGAGGCTAAACTAAATGGTGTAACGTCCTTGTcgtgtctctctttcttctctttctcctccaggtcCCAAAACAGTGTTCTTCTGGGCCCCGATGTTTAAATGGGTATGTGCACTTTTCAAAAAACGTACAGGTTAGACGAGATGCTAAGGACAGACCATCGGGTTTGTgtggaacaataataataataataataataataataataataataatgataacctttatttaacaaGGTTTGTCTCGTTGAGGGTAGGATAGCAGCAGCAcataacagtataaaaaaatctattaaaacaaaaaataagaaacgagacaaagacaaactcgAGCCAAATGGTCAAATTAAACTATACTACTAACTTTTGCAGGGATGGGAGATATGGGGACGTAGAAGACATAAAGAATTAAACCTGCGCGTACACCAGTTAAGACGGCTTCGTTGCAGTAACGACGTCACTGGTCTCTTCTCTCTTCTAGGGTCTGGTGTTCGCTGGATTGGCTGATATGACTCGACCAGCAGATAAACTCAGTATGTCCCAGTCTGGAGTGCTGACGGCCACAGGTGAGATGACGTTTAAAATGCATCTATGAGCGATGGGCtcttacttcctgttttatgaACGTAAATAATATCGGTATTGATTTGTAATTATCATCCACTCTTTTTTGCAGATTCCTAATGCTGCAATAATTGTACTTGTAACCTAGAATTATTCACTTATTAGCTGTTAGTCCAACAAGAATTTGACCGATATGTGCTAAAGGTCACCTGTTGCGTCTACTTTTGCAATGTGTTTCTTCAAACAAATCTTATCTGTGACTTCTGTTGGCAAAACATAGACTGTGTTCTCATGATTAACACGCGTGCATAACTGTCtattcctgctcctcctcctcatccaggcCTGATCTGGTCCAGATATTCATTGGTTATTATCCCGAAGAACTGGAACCTGTTCGCTGTCAACTTCTTTGTGGGCAGCGCTGGGGCCTCTCAGCTGTACAGGAtctggaggtgtgtgtgtgtttgtgaatttaCAGTAGTTACTTGACCTAAATGACTCCACTACAACCTTTTTAATGATCACTTATTTTAAATACGGTAAGATAAGCGCACAGTAGCTTTCTGTTAAGTGTGTGTACGTCGCTAATTGCTGATATGAAAGCATGGCAACAAATTAATGTTTGACTAAATAGTGAATTATCAATGTGCAGTAGTTTTCATGTGTGTTATGTTTGCCAAtgccattgtttttttgttttattattattataacctttAGAGTTTTCTGCCAAGATTACACAAAAAATCCAAATTCACATAAAAATTATTATCATACTCATCAAATATTTGCCATCTACAGCCAGATGCGCTTTCCTTCaagtcatttaacattttattgggACCACCTCCCTGAGATGTAGCTGATTTTACAACTGATTTTTAAAGAGAGGGAGCAGAAACACCATGTTCCTAGTTCAGTTCAGACTTCAGGGACAAATATTAGGAACTGGTCTTGCGAGCAGAGACATTAACTTCCTGTAGTTAATTTGCAGGAGGTAGATGTGTGTCTAAAATGAAAGTAGAGCAAGAATAAACGTCTAAATATGAGCATATGGGTGCACAAAGCAGACCCTGGTACATTATACAGTGAGTTATGCatttaaaagtcttaaaaactCAGTATACGGTCGTAGACAGTATTCACTACTAAGCGTTATTGGGCCTTAAAGAAGTTTTGTACAGTGAATTGTAACAATATAAAGAAAACTCTTCTAACTAACTCACCGTTGTACTCCACCATTCATGAAATTGCCAAAAAATGTATCACACGGTTGTTAATATACCACAAGAGGGGACGGCTCATGTGGACGTAACCCTGCGCGACCGACCCTCTGGTGTGTCGTATTAAACCGGTCCCACTGACAACATGGACGTTAGCTCTCCAAATAGGACAGTTTAAACTGAGGCGGAATAATTTTGTCTTCAAATGACGTTTACTGTGTTCACAAATAGACCTCCTGGCTACTACATGGAAGGTTTGGTACTCGACACATAAGTTCTTTTTGAAGGCAGCAGGTGTATTAACAGCCTGTACAGACAATGGTCGATTTATTTGACCACAAACTTCATCAAAAGGCGTCTCGGATGTTACCTGGATGTTTGGCTACCAATATCCACATATTATAACTGTTTTCTTACAAAATATATGGTTTTCTCTGTACGTTTTAAAGGTTTAAGACAATAAATTAAGTATTACTTTAGTGGATTaataaaaatttacattttacacattttcttgCTGCTCATTGCTTTATCATAGAGCCACCTGATATTAAAACGTGTCTGCTGTCCATCTCTAATGCACCCTAACTCTgtagagtcatcagagaacttctgccCTGTGTTAATTTAGAGAAACATACAAAGTTCAAAGAAAAAACTCAAACCCTGGAAGTGTCCATTTCAGGATTTGTTTCATGAGCCGTTGTGATCTAAAAGCAACCAGTTAGCAAAGACAGTATGTCGTCTGACAATATTGacaccatttgtttttctcttcttcccttttAGGCACAAGCAGGACATGAAGGCACAGGCTAAACAGGAAGCAGAGTCCTGAGGCTTTGGTTCCTGTGGCCAACATAAAGGGAGACTCTCATCATCTCTACATCACACCATCCTGTCTCCATAACACACCCATGCCATAACCATTGTTTGTTCTACCACATTAAGCCTGTTGGCCCTGTTGGAAATATGCACTTTTCCTTAAGTTTCAGATTTCCTCagggtgaaataaataaataaaaaaaaaaaaaaaaagttttttaactTTAGTCAACACGCACTCAAGAATGGTGGTCATCAACGCACAAATACTATTTGTTCGACAAGTTGTATGATTGTACAgtgtttaatttaacatcatgctttatttatatatatatatatatatatatatatatatatatatatatatatatatatatacacatatataatatcatgTACCAGCAGGTTCTAGTTTTTCTTCCATCATCTGTTTTCAGGTGTAGCAATCAGTACCTCAACTGTTCCCGAATACATGTAACTCATGGATTTTCGTTGGAAGTGGTTTAAGGAATGTTTCCGAATGAAATTACGCAGAATGTCACATACAcgtacatttacatatttaaaatttGTCCAGTCATCTGTACCTCATCGGTTATTAAATCATAATTGATTATCGTGTAATGATTCCTTCCATTTTAAtggctttaaatgttttaacctGTGAAAACAAGTCCTAATTTATGAATCGCTTGATTACGAATATTCTCTTGCAGCTTAAACTGTATAGGAAGATACCTTTGTTTCCTGATTCTATATCAGGGATATGCACTCAGCTTTTTATTGAGCCAACGAGCAACGCCGGTACTGACATACTAAtggtttattattatcagtaacCTCTGTTTAAAAGGCCTTGTTGTTCTTCAGAAGgtgttttatattgtttctcTGTAAGAATAGTCGCTTCTTTGTCTCCGTTGTATTTATACACCACAGCCCACTGATAAATTTAGCAATAACCTGTTTTGTCACTGAACCTAACTGACTGTTTGAACAAATGGCACTTTGAGGGTTGATCATTATGGCTCTGTGGCTCTGTAATGCTAATAAATGCTCTTTAGCACCTACAGTTGATTCATAGTTTGAACATTGCTTAGTGTGGCACATTTCAGACTTAAAAGCATGATGCTGttaccaccatgcttcacaatAGTGTTGTTTTCCTGATGTGCAACAACCGACATTACATTTGGTCGAAAAGTTAAAAAGTTCAATCTTGGTCTCATAACACATATGATTCTAGGAGTCTGGATATGAGCAAAATgtagatcaggcataacattatgaccaccttcctaatagtgtgtaggtctcccttgtgactcatcagaggatggacatggaccttctgagggtgtactACGGTGTCTgccaacaggatgttgttagtttgtGGCCTTTGGGttctataggttgaggggaggggtctctgtcgATCAgatgtagtgaatttgaaggccagctcaacaccttgtgctgttcttcatgtttcttagTTGTTCCCcgactgtttttgtgttttgtgtgtgtcagactgcattctgctggggTTGACTGCTGCTATCGAGGAGTGTTATTGttatggggggtggggggggtgggggtgtctgggtctagtctagtctagggcggtctaagtaacatccacatgaatatcaggtccaagtttcccagcagcactttgtattttgtcaagacgttcagtgttatttacctctcctgtcagtggtcataatgttgtggctgatctgtttCATGTCTGACATAAAAACTCATTAGTTAGTTGCTGGTGTTCTGGTATTTGTGAGTAAAACTTAATTACTTGCCTGACAAAACTATGTAAGgacattatttgcattttgcactaTTTGAAGTTCGCAGACTAAACTGACGAAGACAACACAAGAtacacacaacattaaaccGTCGTTAGCAGTAGCGCCAAATGTTGTCCAGGTGCACGGGTTTGACATTGACTATCATTTCTGAAATAGCGGAGTCAACAGTTAATGCAGGAAGCTTTGAACTCTATTTATGTCTCTGGGAACACATACTGTAGGTGTGAGCCAGTGTTTCCAGTATAAACAGAAAATCTTTTCCACAGCTCGGGACAGAAGACACGCTGGGACAAGATGGAACTTGATCGCCCCCTCTTGTTTAAGGAGTGAACTACACAGCCCCATGTACATCTGTACCAGGTATCGCCAACTCAAAACTGTTGTTCTAAGTGGGATGAGTTAAATGTAAGTTACAGATCTAATGATGCTGAACTCTTGTAGCATTTTGGACTCCCTGCCACTTCATCTGCAACTAGTTTAACTAGAGAGTTCAAGGTGAGCAACGTTTGCATTAAGCAACGAGCAAATGggattataaaattataaattaaaatgaaatgcttgAGGGAATCTAGCAGAGACATCACATCAGCCGATTTCCCCCACAAAATAGACATCACCtttataaaataatatctgtATTGTTATAGTTTAGGTGACATCCACTCTTCAGCACCATCATCAAAACCTCATATCAGGTGGAatcttctataaaaaaaaaaaaaaaaaaaaaaaatggtgttcACGCCTCCAGCAGATAGAGACATGTAGAGGCGATGCCAAGACATTTGAAAACGGTGAATATTTTTTGGCTGCACGAAAATTCAACACTTTACTAATTTGTCTCGAGCAAGACTCCATCCAGTATGTTCCCACTAAAACACCAGTTATCATTTTAAACCACAAATCACTCGAATGGTGGTTAaccagaaaatgttttattcacaaCCATAAACAATGGACCAGATTTAGCGTTTTCCACCAACACGGGGTGCACTGATCTTCATGGGCTTGGCGATCTTGGGTTTCTGTGCCGTCTTGGTAGAGGCCTAAGAAaagggacagacagacaagtTAGACAAATTTAAAACTCAATCTAGTCACTGAATAATCAGGTCAGACATCAACACTTCAGTATAGTACTGCACAGATTTAATGCAAAAGTAATCTCACCTTTGCACTTGGGGCTGCAGGCTTCTTGGCTGCCTGCTTTGCCTTCTTGGCCTCCTTGGCAGCTCTGAGAATGAAAAGAACCAAAATAAAAGGCTGCACATCTtcaaaaaaaggattttttttatacagggATCTAttatttgtgaataaaataattgcAAAGAGCCAGTATAAACGAACAACAAAGCCAGTCAGACTTGTATGCGCGCTCAGCTTTGATTCTACTAAAttgatcaaacatttaaaaataagaaaaaacattaagGTGTAAGAACTACTAATTATGTCCAGTTTAAAACGTATAAGATCAGTCCAAAATTGTCCCCAAATGACATTCTCCTGAATCGTGGATTGCAGCCATAAGCCAATAATTTTACAACAACTACTATTCAACTTCTGAGTTTTAATAGATTTGAATCAAGTCCCAAATCCGTTGAATTCAGTCTGTCCTCTTACCTGATGGCCTGCTCCCTCTGGGCCTTGCGGACCTCGGGCTTCTGGTTCCTCTTGGCCATGATCTCAGCCAGGGAGGCCCCAGTGATGGCCCTCTGGAATTTCACTGCGCGGCGGGTACGCTTCTTTGTCACCTCTTCCTGttgaaacacagcaaacatTTGTTAATTTACATTGACGTAATTATGATGTTTCGATATGCACTGCATGTCCATCTGCTACCCAACCATTTAGCTGATAATCTTCACTTTGGAGTTGTCTGGTTCAAATCAAAGTAAGAACAGAAACTTACAACCAAATCAAGTTATTCTAAATCTTTAGATGAAGAATTTAAATCTCCATCACAAACATCGCAACAGCTGAGTTTTAACTACAATTTTGGGAACAAGATTTCCCTTAAGAAATGCTTAGATGGGAGCAACCGGGTAAACATTACTTCATAGAAGAGTGCAATCAGTCTAACCAgagtcagtttgtgttttctgataaCCTCCTCAtccagacaaaaataaattattcctCCAAACAAACATTACACCTAAGCTTTTATCAGCAACTAAACAAATACCCCAAACACTGCAGTATATTGAGGCAATCAATAGTGATGGATAATGGAGTCTGCACCTGCACAGGTTAATTTCTTGCACTGCACTTTAAATATGCTGCATGAGCTACCCGCATCCTCTTGAAATACTGCATTTACAAGCactaatttaaatgaaatgattacACAGGTGATTTAGCATGTCGGAGAGTTTGGAGGCTGACCAATGGTGAGATGTCTGTAAAGACGTCAAGGGCCAGTACTATGATCTCCAGTTGTTCTATGGCTACGGGTGTTGGCGTGAGCACTGCTGCCAAGGCTGCAAAACGCAGTCCGGCAACAGCACATAACACAGACTAACACCGTGCACACCATTCACCTGTAGCCAATTTAGCATGTGGAAACTTAAACATGTGGCCTAAACAGAAACTCAGATCCATCCTAACTTTAGATTATAACATGTGCTACTTTAAAAACCTGCAACGCATAACAGTTTCTCAATCACTTTctcaaaaagtgacagctggaCCAAGAAATTCAGCTTTTGACAGGCCCAAACTGCTCAGTATGTCAATACGAACTTAAAACCAAACATGtgagtatattttattttcacacacaggCAGATGTTACTTACAGACTGGCCCTTCTTGTGCTTGCGTCTGTACAGCACAGTCCAGTTGATCTGTCTGGGGTTCCTCTTGGCCAGGAAGGCAGACTCACACTTGGCGTTCAAGAACTGGAACAcctaaaaaagacaaaaaaaacaaaaacaaaacacaaattactCATTAACAATTACAGTTGTGTCCAAAACCACTCCATCCTGCATGCATTTAATACAATTGTTTACCCCAGTGGTaagcaataataaataattgtaaaCACTGACTAGAGTTCTTGCATGAGTGTTATTGTATCCCTTCTTTATATTTAATGGtgaaac
This window harbors:
- the mpc2b gene encoding mitochondrial pyruvate carrier 2b, which gives rise to MAALRASYHRILDRIEHILPAKLRPLYNHPAGPKTVFFWAPMFKWGLVFAGLADMTRPADKLSMSQSGVLTATGLIWSRYSLVIIPKNWNLFAVNFFVGSAGASQLYRIWRHKQDMKAQAKQEAES
- the rpl24 gene encoding 60S ribosomal protein L24, with amino-acid sequence MKVDLCSFSGYKIYPGHGRRYARIDGKVFQFLNAKCESAFLAKRNPRQINWTVLYRRKHKKGQSEEVTKKRTRRAVKFQRAITGASLAEIMAKRNQKPEVRKAQREQAIRAAKEAKKAKQAAKKPAAPSAKASTKTAQKPKIAKPMKISAPRVGGKR